In the genome of Vicia villosa cultivar HV-30 ecotype Madison, WI linkage group LG7, Vvil1.0, whole genome shotgun sequence, one region contains:
- the LOC131617563 gene encoding nucleolin 1-like: MNKKVFCNRPMVVDLALERQKYSPNESWSIQFQKRGSFQPLTVLVIGFNTSLTEEKIIASLHNHFNFCGEITRISLPRYHDSGAIKGYAHLDFKDIHGYKKALKLHQTTIGGYWVSVETAKP, from the exons ATGAATAAGAAAGTATTTTGTAACCGTCCCATGGTTGTCGATTTAGCTTTGGAAAGGCAAAAATATTCCCCCAATGAAAG CTGGAGCATCCAATTTCAGAAACGCGGAAGTTTTCAGCCTCTAACTGTACTTGTAATTGGATTTAATACATCCCTTACCGAAGAGAAG ATAATAGCTAGCCTGCACAATCATTTCAACTTTTGTGGAGAGATTACAAGGATCTCCTTACCAAGATATCATGATTCTGGGGCTATTAAGGG GTATGCTCATTTGGATTTCAAGGATATTCATGGTTATAAGAAGGCACTAAAACTTCATCAAACAACGATAGGAGGTTATTGGGTGTCTGTTGAAACAGCAAAGCCATAG